The DNA sequence GTACAAACAGACGAATATCTCGATGTGCTTCCCTATGCAAAAGCTGCCGGAGATTATCTCCTTGGCTTCATTAAAACGGTAAAACTGCCTCGAAAATTAAAAGTATGTTTTTCCAATGGTATTGATAACAGCATCCATGCTACTTTCCGTGATTTAGGATTTGTCGCTGAAAAGGATGGCACATTCACTGTCTACAGTGCCGGCGGACTTGGACGTAATCCTCGTATGGGTGCAAAAGTTGCAGAACATGTAGAACCTTCTAAAATTCTATATTATATCAAGGCAATGGTAGAGACTTTTATTGCTTATGGAAATTACGAAAATCGTGCTGCTGCAAGAACTCGTTTCATGCAGGAAACCCTTGGTACAGATGGCTATATCAAGGCTTATCAGGAAAAACTGACACAAGTTCTTGCTACTGAAAAACTGGATATTGAAATCACTCCCTCTACTGTTGCAAAGACTGGTGAAGGCAACATTAGCCACCCAAGAGCAATTGCACAAAAACAGCCGGGACTTTACGCAGTTGCTTATCATCCTCTTGGTGGCAATCCTGACCCTGAATTCTTCCGTAATCTCTCTAATACTATAAAGGATATGGAAGATGTAAAAGTACGAATTGCACCGGATGAAAGCCTTTACATTATCAATCTGACTGCTTCCGAAGCAGAAAAAATACTTGCCTTGACGAATGACGGTGCCAACACTTTATTCGAGACCTCTGTTGCCTGCATTGGTGCTTCTATCTGCCAGGTAGGCGCCAGAGATTCCCAAGGTCTTTTAGACGCATGCATTAAACGTGTTCGTCAGGAGAACTTTATGAATGGGGTGCTTCCTAAAATTCACATTTCCGGATGTCCTTCTTCCTGTTCTGCTCACCAGATTGGTGCCTTAGGCTTCCGTGGCGGTGTAAAACAGACTCCTGACGGTCCAAAACCTGCCTTTGCTGTATATGAAAAAGGCTCTGACTCCTTTGGAACTGAAACTTTCGGTACAGACTTGGGGGTTATGTTAGAAGAAGAAATTCCTGAATTTCTTGTGGAGCTTGGAAAAGCCATTACTGCTGTCGGAACTACTTATGATTCTTTCGCAAAAAATAATCGCGATGCATTTATGGCCATTGTTGAGAAATATATCTAAATCAAAAAGGGTATCCTTGCCATTTGTTTTACATACAACATCTGACTTAGGATACCCTTTCTTGTACTACTTTCTATTCTATTTTTTCTAATAATTCTCTGCCTTCACCTGGAAATATGCCTGTGGATGATTACATACCGGGCAAACCTCCGGTGCCTTCTTACCAATGCAGATATGTCCGCAGTTGGTACACTGCCAGATAACATCTCCATCTTTTGAAAATACTAAATCCCCTTGAATATTTGCCAGAAGCTTACGGTATCTTTCTTCATGTTCTTTTTCAATAGCAGCTACTCCTTCAAATAAGTCTGCAATCTCATCAAATCCTTCTTCTCTTGCTTCTTTTGCAAAGGTTGCATACATATCTGTCCATTCGTAGTTTTCACCATTTGCTGCCTCTACTAAGTTCTCCGGGGTACTCTTGATCGCCCCACCATTTAACAGCTTATACCACATCTTCGCATGTTCTTTTTCGTTATTTGCAGTTTCTTCAAAAATATTAGCAATCTGAACATAACCATCCTTTTTGGCCTTACTTGCAAAATAAGTATACTTATTTCTTGCCTCTGATTCTCCTGCAAACGCAGTCTTTAAATTTGCCTCTGTCTTGCTGCCTTTTAATTCCATAAGTCCTTCCTCCTTTATAGTAATTCCCATTTCAACCAATACACAAAAATGGTTTAATATTAGTAACTTTCACTAATATTAAACCATTTTTTCTTTTACTTGTCAACAATGTGCACAATCGTTATGCTTTCAGATTTGTATATCCCATTAAGCTTGCATCCACTTCGCGTGCAACCTCACGTCCTTCATGAATTGCCCATACGACCAGAGACTGTCCTCTATGCATATCTCCTGCAGTAAATACATTTTTTACATTTGTCTCATACTGTTCTTTTGCAGTTTCCACGTTAGTTCTTTCATTTAGCTTCAATCCAAATGCATCTGCAACATACTTCTCTGTTCCTAAGAATCCAGCTGCAATGAGTACCATATCTGCTTCCATTTTAGTTTCAGAACCAGGTACTTCTACCATCATCATACGTCCGGTCTTTTCATCCTTCTTGCTCTCTAACTTTACAATTACAAGACCACTTAAGTTACCATTCTTATCCTTTAAGAATTCTTTTACAGTAGTCTGATAGATTCTTGGATCATTGCCGAATACTGCAATAGCTTCTTCCTGACCATAATCTGTCTTGCAGACCTTTGGCCACTCTGGCCATGGATTGTTCTCTGCGCGGCTATCCGGCAGCTTTGGCATCATCTCTAACTGTACTACAGATGCTGCACCATGACGGATGGAAGTACCCACACAGTCATTTCCGGTATCTCCACCACCGATGATTACTACTTTCTTACCTTTTGCAGAAATATATTTGTTATCCTTAAGGTTAGAATCTAGCAAGCTCTTTGTTGTTGCTGCAAGGAAATCCACTGCAAAGTAAATACCCTTTGCATCACGTCCCGGAGCCTTGATATCTCTTGGATTTTTTGCACCACATGCTAAAATCACACGATCATAGTCCTTCAATAACTTTGCAGCCTTAATGTCTTTTCCTACATTCACACCTGTGATGAATTCAATACCTTCTTCCTTCATCACATTGATTTTACGGTCAATTATCTGTTTTTCCAATTTCATATTTGGAATACCATACATCAAAAGTCCACCTACACGGTCATCTCTTTCATATACAGTTACAGAATGTCCACGTTTATTCAGCTGGTCTGCTGCTGCAAGTCCGGCAGGACCCGAACCAATAACCGCTACCTTCTTGCCGGTTCTTACCTTTGGTGGTTTTGCTGCTGCATATCCCTGTTCGTACGCATTTTCAATGATTCCATGCTCATTTTCCTTTACGGAAACAGATTCACCGTAATGTCCGCAGGTACACGCTGCCTCACAAAGTGCCGGACATACTCTTGAAGTAAATTCCGGGAAGTTATTTGTTTTTGTAAGACGGTTATAAGCCTGCTCCCAATTTCCTGTGTATACCAGATCATTCCATTCCGGTACCAGATTGTGTAATGGGCAGCCGGAGGTCATTCCCATGATCTCCATGCCTGCCTGGCAGAAAGGTACACCACATGCCATACAACGTGCACCCTGCT is a window from the Roseburia sp. 499 genome containing:
- a CDS encoding nitrite/sulfite reductase, which encodes MVKDYVAEFREDLKEFHEMTQKFYKKEITVPQYKGFSGGFGSYAQRGGKASMLRLRLTGGEVDKEQLSFIADSIEKYNINLAHLTTCESIQLHNLNELQVCSLIEEAFDHGIITRGGGGDFPRNVMCSPLSGVQTDEYLDVLPYAKAAGDYLLGFIKTVKLPRKLKVCFSNGIDNSIHATFRDLGFVAEKDGTFTVYSAGGLGRNPRMGAKVAEHVEPSKILYYIKAMVETFIAYGNYENRAAARTRFMQETLGTDGYIKAYQEKLTQVLATEKLDIEITPSTVAKTGEGNISHPRAIAQKQPGLYAVAYHPLGGNPDPEFFRNLSNTIKDMEDVKVRIAPDESLYIINLTASEAEKILALTNDGANTLFETSVACIGASICQVGARDSQGLLDACIKRVRQENFMNGVLPKIHISGCPSSCSAHQIGALGFRGGVKQTPDGPKPAFAVYEKGSDSFGTETFGTDLGVMLEEEIPEFLVELGKAITAVGTTYDSFAKNNRDAFMAIVEKYI
- the rbr gene encoding rubrerythrin produces the protein MELKGSKTEANLKTAFAGESEARNKYTYFASKAKKDGYVQIANIFEETANNEKEHAKMWYKLLNGGAIKSTPENLVEAANGENYEWTDMYATFAKEAREEGFDEIADLFEGVAAIEKEHEERYRKLLANIQGDLVFSKDGDVIWQCTNCGHICIGKKAPEVCPVCNHPQAYFQVKAENY
- a CDS encoding glutamate synthase subunit beta, whose protein sequence is MGKPTGFMEYNRQTAEAVAPKERIKNFNEFHTPLSKEEQQKQGARCMACGVPFCQAGMEIMGMTSGCPLHNLVPEWNDLVYTGNWEQAYNRLTKTNNFPEFTSRVCPALCEAACTCGHYGESVSVKENEHGIIENAYEQGYAAAKPPKVRTGKKVAVIGSGPAGLAAADQLNKRGHSVTVYERDDRVGGLLMYGIPNMKLEKQIIDRKINVMKEEGIEFITGVNVGKDIKAAKLLKDYDRVILACGAKNPRDIKAPGRDAKGIYFAVDFLAATTKSLLDSNLKDNKYISAKGKKVVIIGGGDTGNDCVGTSIRHGAASVVQLEMMPKLPDSRAENNPWPEWPKVCKTDYGQEEAIAVFGNDPRIYQTTVKEFLKDKNGNLSGLVIVKLESKKDEKTGRMMMVEVPGSETKMEADMVLIAAGFLGTEKYVADAFGLKLNERTNVETAKEQYETNVKNVFTAGDMHRGQSLVVWAIHEGREVAREVDASLMGYTNLKA